One Brassica napus cultivar Da-Ae chromosome C4, Da-Ae, whole genome shotgun sequence genomic region harbors:
- the LOC125585372 gene encoding tubulin-folding cofactor A-like, which produces MEAIRNLKIKTSTCKRIVKELHSYEKEVEREAAKTADMKDKGADPYDLKQQENVLGESRMMIPDCHKRLESALADLKSTLAGLEETTGPEVEDAKKTVADVEMQFPTEDA; this is translated from the exons ATGGAAGCGATTAGGAATCTGAAGATAAAAACATCAACTTGCAAAAGGATCGTGAAAGAGCTTCACTCCTATGAGAAAGAAGTCGAGAGGGAAGCTGCCAAGACTGCTGACATGAAGGACAAAGGTGCTGACCCTTACGACCTCAAACAGCAG GAGAATGTGTTGGGGGAGTCAAGGATGATGATTCCTGATTGCCACAAACGTCTCGAGTCTGCTTTAGCTGACCTCAAGTCCACTTTG GCGGGATTGGAAGAGACAACAGGTCCAGAAGTTGAAGATGCAAAGAAGACTGTCGCGGATGTGGAGATGCAGTTTCCCACTGAAGATGCCTGA
- the BNAA05G12050D gene encoding protein GRAVITROPIC IN THE LIGHT 1, whose amino-acid sequence MENAVVKTSNLSDIISKFAKVCKFRSVGVFPDQKPNPNTPSDEVVEEVFEDITCKPSRKKIPSFRWNDAEVSKLFDAVSALKLAYLEFQRAHLPYDPDKIIEADNLVVSHLETLRRFKRLYLKTKQLQAKTELDAASCLNRLRDEVEVNEKHLWELKTQTKAKESEVLSLKETLNCLVAENNKLESVSSFEFVFRAASKSIHDFAKPLITLMKATDWNLEKAVESIVPNVTYAKNSDKKFAFESYIVRRMFHGMKLNPYDVTELMTLDDPLDALAAFPDSAFARFCGQKYLLVVHPSMEASFFGNLDMRGLVLLGKHPRTVFYRIFAKMAKWVWVLGSFAASLDLKAKIFVVRRGTRFSGAYMESVVGDDGREEEGQEDLRVEFITMPGFKVGDSVFKSHVYLSQGEG is encoded by the coding sequence ATGGAGAATGCTGTCGTTAAAACATCGAACCTTTCAGACATCATCTCCAAGTTCGCTAAAGTCTGCAAATTCAGATCCGTTGGTGTGTTCCCTGACCaaaaaccgaatccgaacaCTCCTTCTGATGAAGTAGTAGAAGAAGTCTTCGAAGATATCACTTGCAAACCCTCGAGAAAGAAGATTCCAAGTTTCCGTTGGAACGATGCTGAGGTTTCGAAGCTGTTCGACGCTGTTTCAGCTCTTAAGCTCGCGTATCTCGAGTTCCAACGAGCTCACTTGCCTTACGATCCAGACAAGATCATAGAAGCAGACAACCTCGTCGTGTCTCACCTCGAGACCCTACGAAGATTCAAACGCCTCTACCTCAAAACGAAGCAGCTCCAAGCCAAGACCGAGCTTGACGCTGCTTCTTGTTTGAACCGGTTGAGAGACGAAGTGGAAGTGAACGAGAAGCATTTGTGGGAACTCAAGACGCAGACGAAAGCAAAGGAGAGTGAGGTTCTCTCTCTGAAGGAGACACTAAACTGTTTGGTCGCAGAGAATAACAAACTCGAGAGCGTCTCCTCCTTTGAGTTCGTGTTTAGAGCTGCTTCTAAGTCGATACACGACTTTGCAAAGCCGTTGATCACTCTCATGAAAGCTACGGATTGGAATCTTGAGAAAGCAGTTGAATCCATCGTTCCTAATGTAACGTACGCTAAGAACTCAGATAAGAAGTTTGCTTTTGAGTCATACATCGTTCGGAGAATGTTCCACGGCATGAAGCTTAATCCTTACGATGTGACTGAGCTAATGACTTTAGACGATCCGTTGGACGCGTTAGCAGCGTTTCCAGATTCGGCGTTTGCAAGATTCTGCGGTCAGAAGTACCTCTTAGTTGTTCATCCGTCGATGGAAGCATCCTTCTTTGGGAATTTGGATATGAGGGGACTAGTTCTGCTCGGTAAGCATCCGAGAACGGTGTTTTATCGAATCTTTGCGAAAATGGCCAAGTGGGTATGGGTTCTTGGATCGTTTGCAGCTTCTTTGGATTTAAAAGCAAAGATCTTTGTGGTCAGAAGAGGAACCAGATTCTCAGGTGCCTACATGGAGTCTGTAGTGGGTGAtgatggaagagaagaagaaggacaaGAGGATTTGAGAGTTGAGTTTATCACAATGCCGGGGTTTAAGGTTGGAGATTCAGTGTTTAAATCTCATGTTTATCTTTCTCAAGGAGAAGGGTGA
- the LOC125585373 gene encoding transcription repressor OFP17-like isoform X2: MTLTSKDVNSTQHKPIFLSLYTPNKTKQNKKRKEDHYTTATTTTTTKSFKTMRVKATLINFKSKLSKSCNRFVSLFRFRVKRSLFIRPLRRARHGNVKPRHHHHHPKKPISSSSSSLLSCLCFLSTNKDQNMRQTKPRSSSFSVKDDDSLKLIHSPLTPAAAKKLFTSPITTPVYAKQTKKSLGTRETFEDNAVEDACRSFENYLIQLIVEEGKMDDLMDIEELLSCWKNLKSPVFIELVSRFYGELCRDLFSGE; the protein is encoded by the exons ATGACTCTCACATCCAAAGACGTGAACTCCACGCAACACAAGCCaatctttctaagtttatacacaccaaacaaaacaaaacaaaacaaaaagcgTAAAGAGGATCATTACAccacagcaacaacaacaacaacaacaaaaagcttCAAGACAATGAGAGTTAAAGCAACATTGATTAACTTCAAATCAAAGCTTTCCAAATCATGCAACAGATTTGTCTCTCTCTTCCGCTTCAGAGTTAAAAGATCTCTCTTTATCAGACCTCTTCGTCGTGCTCGTCATGGCAATGTCAAACCtagacatcatcatcatcatcccaaGAAGccaatctcttcttcttcttcctctttgctGTCTTGTCTCTGTTTTCTCAGCACAAACAAAGACCAGAACATGAGACAAACCAAACCTAGAAGTTCCTCTT TTAGTGTGAAGGATGATGATTCTTTAAAGTTAATACATTCGCCTCTTACACCAGCAGCAGCCAAGAAGCTGTTCACTTCACCCATCACAACGCCTGTTTATGCAAAACAGACCAAGAAATCACTGGGCACAAGAGAAACATTCGAAGACAATGCAGTGGAAGACGCTTGCAGAAGCTTTGAAAACTATCTGATTCAACTGATTGTTGAAGAAGGGAAAATGGATGACTTGATGGACATAGAGGAGCTCCTCTCCTGTTGGAAGAATCTTAAGAGCCCTGTCTTCATTGAACTAGTCTCCAGATTCTATGGAGAGCTCTGCAGAGACCTGTTTTCAGGTGAATGA
- the LOC125585374 gene encoding CBL-interacting serine/threonine-protein kinase 11-like, translated as MPEIEIVAEDGDNRNNNALFGKYELGKLLGCGAFAKVFHARDRRSGQSVAVKILNKKKLLANPALANNIKREISIMRRLSHPNIVGLHEVMATKTRIFFAMEFVKGGELFNKISKHGRLSEDLSRRYFQQLIAAVGYCHARGVYHRDLKPENLLIDESGNLKVSDFGLSALTDHVRPDGLLHTLCGTPAYVAPEILSKKGYDGATVDVWSCGIVLFVLAAGFLPFNDPNLMNMYKKIYKGTYRCPRWMSQDLKRFISRLLDINPETRITIDEILKDPWFVKGGLKTIKFHDEVDLDNGAVKGKEDGGGGESEAVKSLNAFDLISFSSGLDLSGLFDGCSSNSIGEPERFLSEKSPEKLAEEVEEFAKEEKLRVNKMKKEDYELEMEGQNGKFTIGIYISRLNDLLVVVEARRRGGEVDCYKEMWNDKLRIQLIRVTDQTPNASI; from the coding sequence ATGCCTGAGATCGAGATTGTCGCCGAGGACGGCGACAACCGCAATAACAACGCCTTGTTCGGAAAATACGAGCTCGGGAAGCTTCTCGGATGCGGCGCCTTCGCCAAGGTCTTCCACGCTCGCGACCGCCGCTCCGGCCAGAGCGTCGCCGTCAAGATCCTAAACAAGAAGAAACTCCTCGCGAATCCAGCCCTAGCCAACAACATCAAGCGCGAGATCTCGATCATGCGACGTTTATCTCACCCCAACATCGTCGGGCTTCACGAGGTGATGGCGACGAAGACGAGGATCTTCTTCGCGATGGAGTTTGTTAAAGGAGGAGAGCTGTTCAACAAAATCTCAAAACACGGACGTCTCAGCGAAGATCTCAGCCGTAGGTATTTCCAGCAGCTGATCGCCGCCGTCGGTTACTGCCACGCGCGCGGCGTTTACCACCGCGATCTCAAGCCGGAGAATCTCTTGATCGACGAGAGCGGGAACCTGAAGGTATCCGACTTCGGTCTCAGCGCGTTGACGGATCATGTCCGACCCGACGGATTATTGCATACCTTGTGCGGCACGCCAGCTTACGTGGCGCCTGAGATTCTCTCCAAGAAGGGATATGACGGCGCTACGGTCGACGTGTGGTCATGTGGTATCGTATTGTTCGTTCTCGCCGCGGGTTTTTTGCCGTTTAACGATCCGAATCTGATGAACATGTACAAGAAGATTTACAAGGGGACGTATCGGTGCCCTAGATGGATGTCTCAAGATCTGAAAAGGTTCATCTCTCGTCTTCTTGATATCAATCCTGAGACGAGGATTACCATTGATGAGATTCTTAAGGATCCTTGGTTCGTTAAAGGAGGTCTCAAAACGATCAAGTTTCACGACGAGGTTGATTTGGATAACGGTGCCGTGAAGGGCAAGGaagatggaggaggaggagaatctGAAGCGGTTAAGAGCTTAAACGCgtttgatttgatttctttCTCGTCGGGATTAGATCTTTCCGGTTTGTTTGACGGCTGTAGTAGTAATTCTATTGGAGAACCGGAGAGGTTCCTCTCGGAGAAGTCGCCGGAGAAACTGGCGGAGGAGGTGGAGGAGTTCGCCAAGGAGGAGAAGCTGAGGGTGAATAAGATGAAAAAGGAAGACTATGAGCTCGAGATGGAAGGGCAAAACGGGAAATTCACGATCGGAATATACATTTCGCGGCTGAACGATTTGCTCGTGGTGGTGGAGGCAAGGCGGAGAGGTGGCGAGGTTGATTGCTACAAGGAAATGTGGAATGACAAACTTAGGATTCAGCTTATTCGCGTTACCGATCAAACGCCAAACGCAAGTATTTAA
- the LOC106451419 gene encoding transcription repressor OFP2: protein MGNHKFKFSDMIPNAWFHKLKDMTKQSKPKNKPSYSSSNTCNKKKLSSDSFPHNSSASHFSNSLVANSPHHNLPRNSTHRKRMSKRKTFYKPSLKPNTPPFASAGFDKSKINGQDSSHYTFPALERSPKYFVYSFYKEEEDEFVDHSNFKIKANNKAFTEKACPARNSTKKPLKPHLSVKINKEKEEDEDDECITEKKYQKQVSSGRKSPSGINLRRVNSPRIQLSGTRRSTSRSENKQAFLESFAVMKSSVDPKKDFRESMVEMIEENNIRASKDLEDLLACYLSLNPKEYHDLIIQVFEQIWRQLTKTK, encoded by the coding sequence ATGGGGAATCACAAGTTCAAATTTTCAGATATGATCCCAAATGCATGGTTTCACAAGCTCAAAGACATGACTAAACAGtctaaacccaaaaacaaaCCTTCTTATTCTTCCTCAAACACTTGTAACAAGAAGAAACTCTCCTCGGATTCTTTTCCTCATAACTCTTCAGCCTCTCATTTCTCCAACAGCTTAGTAGCTAACAGTCCTCACCACAACTTACCAAGAAACTCTACTCACAGAAAAAGGATGAGTAAAAGAAAGACATTTTACAAGCCATCTCTTAAACCAAACACTCCTCCTTTTGCATCTGCTGGTTTTGACAAGAGCAAGATCAATGGTCAAGATTCGTCTCACTACACGTTTCCAGCTCTTGAAAGGTCCCCTAAGTATTTTGTGTATAGTTTCTAcaaagaggaggaagatgaaTTCGTTGATCATTCCAACTTTAAGATCAAAGCAAACAATAAAGCTTTCACAGAGAAAGCTTGTCCTGCAAGAAACTCAACCAAGAAACCGCTAAAACCCCATCTTTCTGTGAAGATTaataaagagaaagaagaagatgaagatgatgaatgcatAACAGAGAAGAAATACCAAAAGCAAGTCTCTAGTGGAAGAAAATCACCTTCAGGGATAAACCTCAGAAGAGTAAATTCACCTAGAATTCAACTCTCAGGTACGCGTAGAAGCACGTCTAGATCAGAGAACAAACAAGCTTTTCTTGAGAGTTTTGCAGTGATGAAGAGTTCGGTTGATCCAAAGAAAGACTTCAGAGAATCAATGGTGGAGATGATAGAAGAGAACAACATCAGAGCTTCAAAAGACTTGGAGGATCTTCTTGCTTGTTACCTTTCCTTGAATCCAAAGGAGTATCATGATCTTATCATCCAGGTTTTTGAGCAAATCTGGCGTCAACTTACAAAaaccaagtaa
- the LOC125585373 gene encoding transcription repressor OFP17-like isoform X1, with protein MTLTSKDVNSTQHKPIFLSLYTPNKTKQNKKRKEDHYTTATTTTTTKSFKTMRVKATLINFKSKLSKSCNRFVSLFRFRVKRSLFIRPLRRARHGNVKPRHHHHHPKKPISSSSSSLLSCLCFLSTNKDQNMRQTKPRSSSFLIAVSVKDDDSLKLIHSPLTPAAAKKLFTSPITTPVYAKQTKKSLGTRETFEDNAVEDACRSFENYLIQLIVEEGKMDDLMDIEELLSCWKNLKSPVFIELVSRFYGELCRDLFSGE; from the exons ATGACTCTCACATCCAAAGACGTGAACTCCACGCAACACAAGCCaatctttctaagtttatacacaccaaacaaaacaaaacaaaacaaaaagcgTAAAGAGGATCATTACAccacagcaacaacaacaacaacaacaaaaagcttCAAGACAATGAGAGTTAAAGCAACATTGATTAACTTCAAATCAAAGCTTTCCAAATCATGCAACAGATTTGTCTCTCTCTTCCGCTTCAGAGTTAAAAGATCTCTCTTTATCAGACCTCTTCGTCGTGCTCGTCATGGCAATGTCAAACCtagacatcatcatcatcatcccaaGAAGccaatctcttcttcttcttcctctttgctGTCTTGTCTCTGTTTTCTCAGCACAAACAAAGACCAGAACATGAGACAAACCAAACCTAGAAGTTCCTCTT TTCTGATTGCAGTTAGTGTGAAGGATGATGATTCTTTAAAGTTAATACATTCGCCTCTTACACCAGCAGCAGCCAAGAAGCTGTTCACTTCACCCATCACAACGCCTGTTTATGCAAAACAGACCAAGAAATCACTGGGCACAAGAGAAACATTCGAAGACAATGCAGTGGAAGACGCTTGCAGAAGCTTTGAAAACTATCTGATTCAACTGATTGTTGAAGAAGGGAAAATGGATGACTTGATGGACATAGAGGAGCTCCTCTCCTGTTGGAAGAATCTTAAGAGCCCTGTCTTCATTGAACTAGTCTCCAGATTCTATGGAGAGCTCTGCAGAGACCTGTTTTCAGGTGAATGA
- the LOC106446411 gene encoding B3 domain-containing transcription repressor VAL1 isoform X1: MFEVKMGSKMCMNASCGSTSSVEWKKGWPLRSGALADLCFRCGSAYETSRFCETFHMEQSGWRECYLCNKRLHCGCIASKLMVEFMDYGGVGCTSCTNSHSKRGENPGVFSRLPMNMQQTNGERSEANLFSQPLVSGDDKREEFTPHRGFGNLMKPDNNVTTTVYTHDSSSSSPAQPSLNMALATLPYSPSFATPVVDGNKPMAAGGGASSQSHLFQCSPSSILQKPSKTVLGTPPPGTSKSAQARIGRPPVEGRGKGHLLPRYWPKYTDKELQQISGNLNLNIVPLFEKTLSASDAGRIGRLVLPKACAEAYFPPISQSEGIPLKVQDVRGKEWTFQFRFWPNNNSRMYVLEGVTPCIQSMRLQAGDTVTFSRVDPGGKLIMGARKATYTVDMQGCGFANGASNEDTSSSGVTENLTSINAPSCPSQILEGLPEHLGSPHGGNGLKKSEINGGDDPSRGKEKKRTRTLGAKNKRLLLHSEESMELRLTWEEAQELLRPSANAKPTVVVIEEHEFEEFDEPPVFGKKTILTSRPSGEQERWGSCDDCSKWRRLPLDALLPAKWTCSENVWDSSRCSCSAPEESLKELENVLKAGKEYKKRRIGVSQTARNEQEPSGLDALASAAVLGDALDDSSEVATTTRHPRHRVGCSCIVCIQPPSGKGRHKPTCGCTVCSTVKRRFKTLMMRRKKRQLERDGTAAADEENKEGVEPEKNEGEKEGRIDLNSDPYNREDAEAVAVEKGEESKKSEEGVCWGVSQGGGVLGETEVRGGEAEKTTSEEQKVAS; encoded by the exons ATGTTTGAAGTCAAAATGGGGTCAAAGATGTGCATGAACGCGTCTTGCGGCTCGACCTCTAGTGTCGAATGGAAGAAAGGCTGGCCTCTTCGATCTGGTGCCCTCGCTGACCTCTGCTTTCGCTGCGG ATCGGCTTACGAGACGTCTCGGTTCTGCGAAACATTCCATATGGAGCAATCTGGTTGGAGGGAATGCTATTTGTGCAACAAG AGACTTCACTGTGGGTGCATTGCCTCTAAGCTCATGGTCGAGTTTATGGACTACGGTGGTGTTGGTTGTACTTCCTGTACTAACTCCCAT AGTAAGAGAGGTGAgaatccaggtgtatttagcaGATTGCCAATGAATATGCAACAAACAAATGGGGAAAGAAGCGAAGCTAATCTCTTTTCTCAGCCACTAGTCTCTGGGGATGACAAAAGAGAAGAGTTCACGCCTCACCGTGGCTTTGGTAATCTCATGAAACCAGATAACAATGTCACCACCACTGTGTATACGCAtgactcatcatcatcatcccctGCACAGCCATCTCTGAATATGGCTTTGGCAACACTTCCTTACAGCCCATCTTTTGCAACCCCTGTCGTAGACGGGAATAAACCCATGGCTGCTGGTGGTGGTGCTTCTTCTCAGTCTCACCTTTTCCAATGCTCTCCGTCTAGTATACTCCAAAAGCCTTCAAAAACTGTTCTTGGAACTCCTCCTCCAGGGACTAGCAAATCCGCTCAGGCCCGGATCGGTAGGCCTCCTGTTGAAGGGCGTGGGAAAGGCCATTTACTTCCTCGGTATTGGCCTAAATACACTGATAAAGAGCTTCAGCAAATCTCCGGAAA tttaaatttaaacattgtTCCTCTCTTTGAGAAAACTCTTAGTGCTAGTGACGCCGGTCGCATTGGTCGTCTAGTTCTTCCAAAAGCCTGTGCAGAG GCATACTTTCCTCCCATTAGTCAATCAGAAGGCATACCTCTAAAAGTCCAAGACGTGAGGGGGAAGGAGTGGACCTTCCAGTTCAGATTCTGGCCCAATAACAACAGTAGAATGTATGTCTTGGAAGGTGTCACTCCCTGCATACAGTCCATGAGGCTACAGGCTGGTGATACAG TAACTTTCAGTAGGGTTGATCCTGGTGGGAAGCTAATCATGGGCGCCAGGAAGGCAACTTATACTGTAGACATGCAGGGGTGTGGTTTCGCCAACGGTGCCTCAAACGAGGACACGTCATCGTCTGGCGTTACTGAGAACCTTACCTCCATAAATGCTCCCTCTTGTCCGTCGCAAATACTTGAAGGTCTGCCTGAGCATTTGGGGTCGCCTCACGGTGGTAACGGGTTGAAGAAGAGTGAGATTAACGGAGGCGATGATCCGTCGCGGGGTAAGGAAAAGAAGAGGACAAGAACTCTGGGGGCGAAAAACAAGAGACTGCTTTTGCATAGTGAGGAGTCTATGGAGCTGAgactcacttgggaggaagctCAGGAGCTGCTTCGTCCCTCTGCTAATGCAAAGCCTACCGTTGTTGTCATTGAGGAGCATGAGTTTGAGGAGTTTGACGAACCTCCTGTCTTTGGAAAGAAGACGATACTTACTTCAAGACCTTCAGG TGAACAAGAACGATGGGGATCTTGCGATGACTGTTCTAAATGGAGGAGGCTACCTTTAGACGCTCTTCTCCCAGCAAAGTGGACATGTTCAGAAAATGTTTGGGACAGTAGCAG GTGTTCGTGTTCTGCACCGGAGGAGAGTCTAAAAGAGCTTGAGAATGTTCTCAAAGCTGGAAAAG AGTACAAGAAGAGAAGAATTGGGGTAAGCCAGACAGCGAGAAATGAGCAAGAACCATCGGGACTAGATGCACTAGCGAGCGCAGCAGTTTTAGGAGACGCTTTAGACGACTCCTCAGAGGTTGCGACCACGACGAGACATCCAAGGCACAGGGTTGGATGCTCGTGCATTGTGTGCATTCAGCCGCCAAGCGGGAAAGGTAGGCACAAGCCCACGTGTGGGTGTACAGTGTGCAGCACCGTGAAGAGAAGGTTCAAAACGCTGAtgatgaggaggaagaagaggcaGTTGGAGCGCGATGGAACAGCAGCAGCAGATGAGGAGAACAAGGAAGGAGTCGAGCCTGAGAAGAATGAAGGAGAGAAGGAAGGGAGAATAGACCTGAACAGTGATCCTTATAACAGAGAAGACGCTGAAGCTGTGGCGGTGGAGAAAGGAGAAGAGAGTAAAAAGAGTGAAGAAGGGGTGTGTTGGGGTGTGTCTCAAGGCGGTGGTGTTTTAGGAGAAACCGAGGTACGAGGAGGAGAGGCTGAGAAAACCACCAGTGAAGAGCAGAAAGTTGCAAGCTGA
- the LOC106446411 gene encoding B3 domain-containing transcription repressor VAL1 isoform X2, translating into MFEVKMGSKMCMNASCGSTSSVEWKKGWPLRSGALADLCFRCGSAYETSRFCETFHMEQSGWRECYLCNKRLHCGCIASKLMVEFMDYGGVGCTSCTNSHRGENPGVFSRLPMNMQQTNGERSEANLFSQPLVSGDDKREEFTPHRGFGNLMKPDNNVTTTVYTHDSSSSSPAQPSLNMALATLPYSPSFATPVVDGNKPMAAGGGASSQSHLFQCSPSSILQKPSKTVLGTPPPGTSKSAQARIGRPPVEGRGKGHLLPRYWPKYTDKELQQISGNLNLNIVPLFEKTLSASDAGRIGRLVLPKACAEAYFPPISQSEGIPLKVQDVRGKEWTFQFRFWPNNNSRMYVLEGVTPCIQSMRLQAGDTVTFSRVDPGGKLIMGARKATYTVDMQGCGFANGASNEDTSSSGVTENLTSINAPSCPSQILEGLPEHLGSPHGGNGLKKSEINGGDDPSRGKEKKRTRTLGAKNKRLLLHSEESMELRLTWEEAQELLRPSANAKPTVVVIEEHEFEEFDEPPVFGKKTILTSRPSGEQERWGSCDDCSKWRRLPLDALLPAKWTCSENVWDSSRCSCSAPEESLKELENVLKAGKEYKKRRIGVSQTARNEQEPSGLDALASAAVLGDALDDSSEVATTTRHPRHRVGCSCIVCIQPPSGKGRHKPTCGCTVCSTVKRRFKTLMMRRKKRQLERDGTAAADEENKEGVEPEKNEGEKEGRIDLNSDPYNREDAEAVAVEKGEESKKSEEGVCWGVSQGGGVLGETEVRGGEAEKTTSEEQKVAS; encoded by the exons ATGTTTGAAGTCAAAATGGGGTCAAAGATGTGCATGAACGCGTCTTGCGGCTCGACCTCTAGTGTCGAATGGAAGAAAGGCTGGCCTCTTCGATCTGGTGCCCTCGCTGACCTCTGCTTTCGCTGCGG ATCGGCTTACGAGACGTCTCGGTTCTGCGAAACATTCCATATGGAGCAATCTGGTTGGAGGGAATGCTATTTGTGCAACAAG AGACTTCACTGTGGGTGCATTGCCTCTAAGCTCATGGTCGAGTTTATGGACTACGGTGGTGTTGGTTGTACTTCCTGTACTAACTCCCAT AGAGGTGAgaatccaggtgtatttagcaGATTGCCAATGAATATGCAACAAACAAATGGGGAAAGAAGCGAAGCTAATCTCTTTTCTCAGCCACTAGTCTCTGGGGATGACAAAAGAGAAGAGTTCACGCCTCACCGTGGCTTTGGTAATCTCATGAAACCAGATAACAATGTCACCACCACTGTGTATACGCAtgactcatcatcatcatcccctGCACAGCCATCTCTGAATATGGCTTTGGCAACACTTCCTTACAGCCCATCTTTTGCAACCCCTGTCGTAGACGGGAATAAACCCATGGCTGCTGGTGGTGGTGCTTCTTCTCAGTCTCACCTTTTCCAATGCTCTCCGTCTAGTATACTCCAAAAGCCTTCAAAAACTGTTCTTGGAACTCCTCCTCCAGGGACTAGCAAATCCGCTCAGGCCCGGATCGGTAGGCCTCCTGTTGAAGGGCGTGGGAAAGGCCATTTACTTCCTCGGTATTGGCCTAAATACACTGATAAAGAGCTTCAGCAAATCTCCGGAAA tttaaatttaaacattgtTCCTCTCTTTGAGAAAACTCTTAGTGCTAGTGACGCCGGTCGCATTGGTCGTCTAGTTCTTCCAAAAGCCTGTGCAGAG GCATACTTTCCTCCCATTAGTCAATCAGAAGGCATACCTCTAAAAGTCCAAGACGTGAGGGGGAAGGAGTGGACCTTCCAGTTCAGATTCTGGCCCAATAACAACAGTAGAATGTATGTCTTGGAAGGTGTCACTCCCTGCATACAGTCCATGAGGCTACAGGCTGGTGATACAG TAACTTTCAGTAGGGTTGATCCTGGTGGGAAGCTAATCATGGGCGCCAGGAAGGCAACTTATACTGTAGACATGCAGGGGTGTGGTTTCGCCAACGGTGCCTCAAACGAGGACACGTCATCGTCTGGCGTTACTGAGAACCTTACCTCCATAAATGCTCCCTCTTGTCCGTCGCAAATACTTGAAGGTCTGCCTGAGCATTTGGGGTCGCCTCACGGTGGTAACGGGTTGAAGAAGAGTGAGATTAACGGAGGCGATGATCCGTCGCGGGGTAAGGAAAAGAAGAGGACAAGAACTCTGGGGGCGAAAAACAAGAGACTGCTTTTGCATAGTGAGGAGTCTATGGAGCTGAgactcacttgggaggaagctCAGGAGCTGCTTCGTCCCTCTGCTAATGCAAAGCCTACCGTTGTTGTCATTGAGGAGCATGAGTTTGAGGAGTTTGACGAACCTCCTGTCTTTGGAAAGAAGACGATACTTACTTCAAGACCTTCAGG TGAACAAGAACGATGGGGATCTTGCGATGACTGTTCTAAATGGAGGAGGCTACCTTTAGACGCTCTTCTCCCAGCAAAGTGGACATGTTCAGAAAATGTTTGGGACAGTAGCAG GTGTTCGTGTTCTGCACCGGAGGAGAGTCTAAAAGAGCTTGAGAATGTTCTCAAAGCTGGAAAAG AGTACAAGAAGAGAAGAATTGGGGTAAGCCAGACAGCGAGAAATGAGCAAGAACCATCGGGACTAGATGCACTAGCGAGCGCAGCAGTTTTAGGAGACGCTTTAGACGACTCCTCAGAGGTTGCGACCACGACGAGACATCCAAGGCACAGGGTTGGATGCTCGTGCATTGTGTGCATTCAGCCGCCAAGCGGGAAAGGTAGGCACAAGCCCACGTGTGGGTGTACAGTGTGCAGCACCGTGAAGAGAAGGTTCAAAACGCTGAtgatgaggaggaagaagaggcaGTTGGAGCGCGATGGAACAGCAGCAGCAGATGAGGAGAACAAGGAAGGAGTCGAGCCTGAGAAGAATGAAGGAGAGAAGGAAGGGAGAATAGACCTGAACAGTGATCCTTATAACAGAGAAGACGCTGAAGCTGTGGCGGTGGAGAAAGGAGAAGAGAGTAAAAAGAGTGAAGAAGGGGTGTGTTGGGGTGTGTCTCAAGGCGGTGGTGTTTTAGGAGAAACCGAGGTACGAGGAGGAGAGGCTGAGAAAACCACCAGTGAAGAGCAGAAAGTTGCAAGCTGA